In Flavobacteriales bacterium, the following proteins share a genomic window:
- the rplP gene encoding 50S ribosomal protein L16: protein MLQPKRTKYRKVQKGKGSLGGNAKRGSVISFGSFALKSVDGALLTSRQIEAARIALTRFMKREGKVWIRIFPDKPITKKPLEVRMGKGKGAVEYYAAVVKPGRILFEADGVSEEIAREALRLAAQKLPVRTRFVVRNDYDGNI from the coding sequence ATGTTACAGCCTAAACGCACAAAATATAGGAAAGTCCAAAAAGGTAAAGGAAGCCTTGGTGGAAATGCCAAAAGAGGAAGTGTGATTTCCTTCGGATCATTCGCACTGAAATCTGTAGATGGCGCTCTTTTGACTTCACGTCAGATTGAAGCTGCCCGTATCGCTCTTACTCGTTTTATGAAACGTGAAGGAAAAGTTTGGATTCGAATTTTTCCAGACAAACCAATAACCAAAAAACCGTTAGAGGTTCGTATGGGTAAAGGTAAGGGTGCAGTTGAATATTACGCCGCAGTTGTGAAACCCGGCCGTATTCTCTTCGAAGCAGATGGAGTAAGCGAGGAAATCGCACGAGAAGCACTTCGTTTGGCTGCTCAAAAACTTCCTGTTCGTACACGTTTTGTAGTACGTAACGATTACGATGGTAATATTTGA
- the rpmC gene encoding 50S ribosomal protein L29, protein MKAKDIKDLNLEELKDKLNEKTAELAKMKITHAISPVENPMLIRANRRTVARLKTAIKQQEAKANNK, encoded by the coding sequence ATGAAAGCGAAAGATATCAAAGACCTTAACCTTGAAGAACTCAAGGATAAGCTAAACGAAAAAACTGCTGAATTAGCTAAAATGAAAATCACACACGCGATTTCTCCAGTAGAAAATCCGATGTTGATCAGAGCTAATCGCCGTACAGTTGCTCGTCTTAAGACAGCTATCAAACAGCAGGAAGCTAAAGCCAATAACAAGTAA